GTCAATCACTTTCCTGGGGTTTTCGCCGAACCGCATGACAACGACACCACCAACCGCTTCGGTACCGTTGAGGTCGATGGCTCCTCTGCGAAATTCCGGCCCGATTTGCACACGCCCCAGATCTCGAATCCGAATTGGTACACCATCCTTCGAACGGATCACGGTCTGCTCTATATCGCCGATCGCCTGTGCGGTATTTTGCCCCGCGCCGATGAAGCCGCGACCGCGAATGATGAATTCCATGCCGCCTGATTCTACCGTTTTCGCGCCGACGTCAATATTTGATTTACGGACAGCATCGATTACCTGGTCGAGGGGGATATCATGAAAACGAAGCTTATCGGGGTCGACTTCGATCTGATATTGTCGGACGTAACCTCCCACACTGGCAACTTCACTGACACCAGGGACGGCCTGCAGTTCATACTTCACCACGAAATCCTGCAGACTGCGCAACTCGGCGAGGTTCATCCCTTTTGGGGGTTCTAATACATAATAGAGCACCTGCCCCAAACCGGTGGCATCCGGTCCCAGCGTTGGGACGACTCCTTCCGGCAAGAGCGCAGCGGCCGTCCCCAGCTGTTCGGCAACACGGGAGCGGGCCCAGTAAAAATCGGTACTGTCTTTGAAGGTAACCTGCACAAAACTGTAACCGAACAGACTTTTGCCGCGCACCGATTCCGCATCGGGGACGGCCAGCATCGAAACAGAGAGAGGATAGGTCACCTGGTCTTCGACGTCTTTGGGAGAACGGCCGGGCCAGGCGGTGAAAATGATCACTTGATTTTCACCGATGTTGGGAATCGCGTCGATGGGAACTTCACGCACGCTATACCAGCCGAAGCCAATCAGAACCGCGGTGATGCAGAACATGATCAGCGGTTCGCGAATGCTGAATGAAATCAAGGCACGTAACATAGTTTATTCTCCCTTGGGCCTTGAAGGTGATAAGTGCTTCTGTTTTTGCTGCGACTGTCCGGGAGGTGCTGGTTGTTTTGCCGCTGTTTCAAAGGTTGGCACGAGTTCGCCGCAGTGCAGCATTTTACGGCCGAAGTAAGGGTTGAGCAGTTTATTATCGGATTGCAGCCAGTCTCCACCTCCCTCTGGAACCATGGGACAGAAGAAATGATGGAACGCCGGTTTTGACTCACCTCCTCGCACCTGAGTGGCCAGCTTAACCACCGCATGACTGATTGGCTTAAATTTTTTGCGTGCCTCTTCCAGCGAAAGATGATGCAGATGCTCTGAATTATTGGCGATCTGCTGCAACTCATCTTTGATTGGCTGACTAAGCTGGGAATCCTGTGCCAGTTGTGTAGCCAGTGTGTTGAGTGTTCTGGCCTGCTGCTCTGTAATTTTTTGATCGGCGGCAAACTGCTTCTGAATCGCAAAGTAAGTCGAGTAGAGTTTATCGAGCAGTTGACCGGGCTGTCCGGTGATTTCATCAATCTTGAATGAATCAAACTGAAGTGGAATATTTTTCTTCGTTTTTTTCGCGGGAGTAAATCGGAGCGGATCAATCAGACTCGGTTTGCCTGAAAGCTGCATTTGTGAATCAATCAGGAAGTTGCCGGCCGTGGCGACTTTCTCACCCGGATTCACCCCCTCAAGAATCACGGCAGTATCCCCGAGCAACGATCCGAGCGTCACATTTCTGAGTTCAAAACGCCCCGGTTTGGTTTCGACATAGACAACACTGTGGTCGCCGGCCATCAGGATCGCGGAACGAGGCACGGTAAGTGCTTTCTTCTGGGGTACCGGTTGGTCGGTATAGCCGAACCGCGACGTGGGTACGAGTTTCATACCACAAATTGGACAGTCGCCGGGCTGATCGCGGATGACCTGAGGATGCATGGGGCTGATCCATTTCCCAGCAAGCTCGGCATCGTAAACGTTCCCTTGCGGGCCAATGGGAACTTTGATTTGCGCTTTCGCATAATCGCCGGGTCTGAGTTGTCCGTCTTCATTTTTGAACTCCACGCGCACGCCAACGGTTCTGCGGTTGGGATTCACCGTTGGATCGATAAACACCACGCGTCCTTTTAGAGTTTTTCCCGGTAGAGACTGCAATTCGGCATCAACCCGCTGACCAAAACGAATCCGAGAGGCATCTTCAGGATAGAGTTCGAGCACGAGCCAGACGGTAGTCAGATTCGCAATGCGGTAAATGGGCTCTCCGGCTTTGATATATTTTCCTTCCTCTGCGAGTTTTTCGGTCACGGTTCCGCCAATAGGAGCGTAGATCGTCAGTCGCGACTCGGCCTTGCCTGTTGATAACAGATGATTGATCTGAGCGTCTGTCATGCCTAGTTCGACGAGTTTCTGTCGCGAGTTCTCCACCAGTTTCTCCTGCACTTCGCGCACGACGGACAGGGCACCTGAGGTCATTTTCTTGAGCGCATTCCTCGCCTCCAACAGTTCCACCTGGGCAGAATAAAGTTCGGGGCTGTAGACGATCGCCAGATGATCTCCTTTGTCGACTTCCACTCCTGTATAGTCGGCAAACAGTTTTTCGATGCGCCCGTTGATATAGGCGGCAATGGTGGCCTGACGGCTTTCATCGATTTCTATCGAACCGATCGTTTCAATTGTGGTGCTGACGGACTCCAGCTTTGCTTCAGCGGTCTGGATGTTCGCTAACCTGCGCTGCGCCGGATCGATATTGATGGCCATCTGATCGATGTTGGCACCGGACTTCGCGGCCGGCACCAGCGCCATTCCACAGATCGGACAGCGGCCCGGTTTGGGCTGGCGGATCTGCGGATGCATCGGGCAGGTATAGATCTGCTGTTTCCCGCTTTGAGCCGTGCCTGCCGGAGTGGAAAGACCAGCCTGAATCCAGCCCAGACGCTGTGCGACCCCCAGCAACACGATCAGAAAAAGCCCGACCGAAAGAAACAGCGCTGCCGGCAGCAATTTTCTCAGCCACCAGCAACCAGATTTTGCATCGGGAGGCGGAGGTGCTACGGTATTCACAGGATTTTTTGCCGGTTCTTCTGTGGAAGATGTTGTCATCTTGCCTCTCCAAAAACAAATCAAGAGAGCGGCCAGCCGTTGCATAACAACCAGCATTGGACCGTGCCGGGAAAACCGGCCAGCCGCCCTGTTTCAAATGTGTTCATTTAGTGCCATCGCAGAGAATGGCAGACGGGCCATAAGAAATCGGAAAACCTTTTGTCCCGGAAATCAAAGTCAACGGGGACAAAACAGCCATTATGCGTTCGCAGAAAAAATGAAACGGCATTCAGTCAGCGCGCAGTGTGCCTTTATATTAAAGACACGCAGAGAAGAATCTGCGCAGGCTTTGAATACTGTGCCACAGGGCAGTGACTCAAGCAAATAGAGCCTTCGGAGTGATCCGGCTGAGTCACAGGGGCTGCCAGCGGATGTGCCAGAATCTCAAACAACAGCTGTTGTTCCTGTAGCGGACCGCTGTTTGTGTCCGGTAGCGCGGGTGTGTTGTTCGTGCGACTACAGTGGCAATCAGAGTCGCTTCGACCACACTTTCCGCGACAGGCTGGCTGTTTGTCATTCGCAGTCGTGGATGTGGCAAGATGAGCACAGCAACTCGATTGTTTCACTACGGAAACGGGCCTTGTTTGAGTGAGTCGATAACAGCGGGTCTGCGAATGTTCCTCGGGTTTGAACTTCTGACAGCAACAGCCGAACAGAGTCATCGGGCAGAGTGTCTGCAAAAACAACATTGCTGCTGTCATCCAGATCAACATCGCTCGACCAATTCGGTGCATGAAACAGACTCCTGAAGACGTATTACCAGACCTGTTATCACTGTATCGCATTGCTAACAGAAAGTCCAGATGTGTTCTGCTCAGTTCTCACCGGGTAATGCAGGAACAACAGGTACTTCAGATAAAGAAAAGTCTTGGCCGGCGACGCGACTAAGCTGTGTCAGAGAAATTGCGAGTTCGCCAATGGCCTGATGATAACCCAGTTCCAGTGTCAACAGATTGCGATAATCGCGAATAACGCGATCAAATTCGACAGATCCGCGGGAATACGATTCCTGGTCGGCTCTTAATGTCTGACGTGCCTGTGGCAGAATCGTTTCTTTATAGAGCACTGCGGTTTCTTCGGCACGGCGGGCTTCGGCCAGTAGTTCGGTAATCAGGGCATCATAGCGATCGAGGAGATCCTGTTCCGAGTAGTTTGAAGCGAGATGTTTCCAAGTCGCTTCATTTTCGAGGGCATCGTATTTATCTTTCCAAAGTGGAATACTGACCTGAGCCCCAAGAGACCAGGGGTCCTGCCCCACTTTATACAGATTTGAGGGAGGACGATTATTATCCGTAAAAAAGTAATTGGCCGAGAGAGTCAGTTCGGGCCGTCGACTCAAACGGGCCACTTCAATACCCCACCGTGTGGCTTGCGTGCGAAGCTGAGCCGCCTGAATTTCAGGCTGTGAGTCCAAAGCGCTCTGATAAACCTGTGGAGCTGATATCTCTGGAAATTTAATTTCCAGTTCTTCCGGAGGCAACACGGCCAGATCCGCATCGCGGGCGACCAGCCGATTTACTTCCGCCTGCAAAGCGACTCGTAACTTGCGATACGTGAGCAACCGCTCTTCGAGTTTGCTGAGCTCCAGAGTACCGAGCAGGACGTCTCCCTGAGTGGCAGTGCCAGTAGCAACCTGGGCATTGGCGACGTCAATCAAGGACTTCAACAATTCCTGATTGGCGGTCGCTGTCGCAATCTGTTGATCGATCACGTACAGACGATACCAGCCGGTACGAACAGCGGCGATCACGCGCAGACGCTCCGACAGATAGTCGGCTCGGACAGCGAAGGCTTCAAAGCAGGCACGCTGCTCCTGCGCATTCAGTTTACCAAGCCAGGGAATCGCCTGACTGGCATTCAGAACAGCCCGCTGCGAGCCAGATGCGGTTTGAATCGGATCTCCGAACACATTCGCGCCCAGTTTAGGATCTGGGAGTTTGTTGACATAGTGTGAACGCGCCGAAGCAGCATTGTATTCCTGATAGAGTTTCACCAGACGGGGATTCTGGTCGACGGCCAGCATCTCGAGTTCGCCCAGCGTCCGAGAGAGCGGCGGATGTTGCATCACCAGATCAGACTGCGTTCCGTCGGTCAATTCCTGGGCAGTTGCTTCCGCACCGGTCTGTACGATCTGCGTATCAGAATCCAAAGGTTCGGAGTTCGTTTCTTGTAGAGTAGATTCATCCGGCGTTGGTGCGAGCGCAACTTTGGCCGTCGATGCCTCCTGGACATTGGCAGTATGCGTCGCACATCCCATGATAAAAGCGGTAGAAAGCGCCAGGCCAAATCCGCGCACTTTAACTGAGGGATGATCCTTCATCCTGAAACCTTGTTCTAATCCCTGATTTCACATCCGTGTGAATAGAGGAGGCTGATCAGAGTCAGTAAAAATAAAATGGCACGGTCCACGGAAAGAATCGTCCTGATTTGTGGTCTGCCTGTGCATTCAATGCCGAATTTGTCGGTTTGACGATCAATTCCCGATGAATCATGACGATTATTCGGAACGCTGAGATCAGGTAAGCGGTGCGGCACAGAGAACAGTGCTCACAAAAAAAGCCCTAAGTCTCTGTAAGACAAGGGCTTTTAAATGGACGATACTGGATTCGAACCAGTGACCTCCACGATGTCAACGTGGCACTCTAACCAACTGAGCTAATCGTCCTGAGGTTTCAAAAGGTTACGGATCAAGGTCGATATCGTCAAGTTCCAGAAGACTTTCTGTGAAAAAAACTGCTGAATGAAAGAGTCTCAGGTCCTGTCTGACCGATCATATCAATTTCACAGGTTTCCGCTGATTTTCCTGCAAAACGGCGAACATTGACGCGGGCTGTGCCTGTCGAATATAAAGACTCTACCTCCTTCGAACTGCCTGAGCAGTGAGCCCTTTGTAACGGCGACTGTGGTGGTTCCGACTTTAGATGAAGTTCAAAAATCGAATGATTCAAATCAAATTACCCGATGGAAGCGTAAAGGAATTCCCTGAAAACAGTACTGCACTCGATGTGGCCCAATCAATTGGTGAGCGGCTGGCCAATGCGGTTGTGGCTGCGGAAGTGGATGGAACCATTTGTGATGCGTTTCGCCCTTTGAAAGAGATCTCGGACTCTCAAGAAATCAATCTCAAGCTGCTCACTGACCGTGATCCCGAAGCACTCGGCGTCATGCGTCACTCGTGTGCCCATATTATGGCCCGCGCGGTCATGCGGCTCTGGCCCGGCATTCAACTCGCCTTTGGCCCCACCCTGCCTCATGGCTTCTACTACGATTTCGGTCTGGAACATACCATCAGCGAAGATGACTTCCCCAAGATCGAAGAAGAGATGAAGAAGATCATCAAAGAGGAAGAACCGTTCGAACGGTTTTCTCTCGATCGCGCCGAAGCCGTTTCGTTCGTGAACGAGATGGACCAGCATTCCAAAGCCGAGCATATCGAAACCGGCCTGGCCGATCACGGTCAGCTCAGTTTCTATCGTCAGGGTGAATTTGTCGATCTATGTCGTGGTCCACATATTCCCAACGCCGGTAAAGTCAAAGCGTTCAAGCTGCTGTCGATCGCCGGTTCATACTGGAAAGGGGATGCGGGTAATAAGCCGCTGCAACGTCTGTATGGAACGGCCTGGTTCAGCAAAAAGGATATGAAAAAATATCTGGAACAGGTCGAAGAAGCCAAACGCCGCGATCACCGTGTACTGGGAAAAAAACTGGGACTGTTCCAGATCAACCCGGAAGTCGGTCAGGGGCTCTGTCTCTGGTTGCCGAAAGGAGCCACCATCCGTGCGGTTCTGGAAGACTTCATCAAGGTGGAGCTGACACGCCTCGGTTATCAGCCCGTCTATTCGCCACACATCGGTCGTGTGGAACTGTACGAAACCAGCGGTCACTTCCCCTATTATCGCGATTCGCAGTTCGCACCGCTGTTCGGTCATGATGCCGGCCAGTTGGTCGATTTCTGGGTCCGCAAACTGGAAGAAGACGACCTGTCCGCCGAGGAAGAAGAGACATTCTTCAAATCATCCCGCGTGATGAATTGTGATTTCGAGTTTCCTCCCGGTGCCAGCCGCGAAGAAAAAATCCAGATTCTCAAAGACTGGGAGCACAAACACGAACGTTATCTGCTGAAGCCGATGAACTGTCCGCATCATGCCGAGATGTATAAAGCGATGCCGCGCAGCTATCGGGACTTGCCGGTACGTCTGGCTGAATTCGGCACCGTGTATCGTCACGAACAGACCGGAGAACTCAACGGCATGTTGCGCGTTCGCGGGTTGACCCAGGACGATGCGCATATTTTCTGCACTCCCGAGCAGGTGGAAG
This genomic interval from Gimesia alba contains the following:
- a CDS encoding TolC family protein, which codes for MKDHPSVKVRGFGLALSTAFIMGCATHTANVQEASTAKVALAPTPDESTLQETNSEPLDSDTQIVQTGAEATAQELTDGTQSDLVMQHPPLSRTLGELEMLAVDQNPRLVKLYQEYNAASARSHYVNKLPDPKLGANVFGDPIQTASGSQRAVLNASQAIPWLGKLNAQEQRACFEAFAVRADYLSERLRVIAAVRTGWYRLYVIDQQIATATANQELLKSLIDVANAQVATGTATQGDVLLGTLELSKLEERLLTYRKLRVALQAEVNRLVARDADLAVLPPEELEIKFPEISAPQVYQSALDSQPEIQAAQLRTQATRWGIEVARLSRRPELTLSANYFFTDNNRPPSNLYKVGQDPWSLGAQVSIPLWKDKYDALENEATWKHLASNYSEQDLLDRYDALITELLAEARRAEETAVLYKETILPQARQTLRADQESYSRGSVEFDRVIRDYRNLLTLELGYHQAIGELAISLTQLSRVAGQDFSLSEVPVVPALPGEN
- the thrS gene encoding threonine--tRNA ligase — its product is MIQIKLPDGSVKEFPENSTALDVAQSIGERLANAVVAAEVDGTICDAFRPLKEISDSQEINLKLLTDRDPEALGVMRHSCAHIMARAVMRLWPGIQLAFGPTLPHGFYYDFGLEHTISEDDFPKIEEEMKKIIKEEEPFERFSLDRAEAVSFVNEMDQHSKAEHIETGLADHGQLSFYRQGEFVDLCRGPHIPNAGKVKAFKLLSIAGSYWKGDAGNKPLQRLYGTAWFSKKDMKKYLEQVEEAKRRDHRVLGKKLGLFQINPEVGQGLCLWLPKGATIRAVLEDFIKVELTRLGYQPVYSPHIGRVELYETSGHFPYYRDSQFAPLFGHDAGQLVDFWVRKLEEDDLSAEEEETFFKSSRVMNCDFEFPPGASREEKIQILKDWEHKHERYLLKPMNCPHHAEMYKAMPRSYRDLPVRLAEFGTVYRHEQTGELNGMLRVRGLTQDDAHIFCTPEQVEGEFKATLELVKFVLASVGLDNFRVQLSLREPGSDKYVGSEENWQHAEDSLRKVLESSGMSYSECEGEAAFYGPKADFMVSDCIGREWQLGTVQLDYNLPERFKLEYTGSDNQPHRPVMIHRAPFGSMERFTGMLIEHFAGAFPLWLAPEQIRVLPVSDKTLDYANEVAAQLRQNGFRISIDTRSSKVNAKIRDAQLELIPYMFIVGPKEAEQTAVAVRDRIDGDLGPMPLTDAIAKLKQEADQRLVRQVVESTFSGIEGQTEKANEY
- a CDS encoding efflux RND transporter periplasmic adaptor subunit; translated protein: MTTSSTEEPAKNPVNTVAPPPPDAKSGCWWLRKLLPAALFLSVGLFLIVLLGVAQRLGWIQAGLSTPAGTAQSGKQQIYTCPMHPQIRQPKPGRCPICGMALVPAAKSGANIDQMAINIDPAQRRLANIQTAEAKLESVSTTIETIGSIEIDESRQATIAAYINGRIEKLFADYTGVEVDKGDHLAIVYSPELYSAQVELLEARNALKKMTSGALSVVREVQEKLVENSRQKLVELGMTDAQINHLLSTGKAESRLTIYAPIGGTVTEKLAEEGKYIKAGEPIYRIANLTTVWLVLELYPEDASRIRFGQRVDAELQSLPGKTLKGRVVFIDPTVNPNRRTVGVRVEFKNEDGQLRPGDYAKAQIKVPIGPQGNVYDAELAGKWISPMHPQVIRDQPGDCPICGMKLVPTSRFGYTDQPVPQKKALTVPRSAILMAGDHSVVYVETKPGRFELRNVTLGSLLGDTAVILEGVNPGEKVATAGNFLIDSQMQLSGKPSLIDPLRFTPAKKTKKNIPLQFDSFKIDEITGQPGQLLDKLYSTYFAIQKQFAADQKITEQQARTLNTLATQLAQDSQLSQPIKDELQQIANNSEHLHHLSLEEARKKFKPISHAVVKLATQVRGGESKPAFHHFFCPMVPEGGGDWLQSDNKLLNPYFGRKMLHCGELVPTFETAAKQPAPPGQSQQKQKHLSPSRPKGE